The following proteins come from a genomic window of Athalia rosae chromosome 1, iyAthRosa1.1, whole genome shotgun sequence:
- the LOC105686021 gene encoding probable serine/threonine-protein kinase dyrk2 isoform X1 encodes MSRYGDGSPYHYGTSFSNHSSLMTSTGSGRIHGPLVSRYSPHLSTISESPLNHLRRYSPVIAAASRPKRIDTADIDVSTPKNLSHTTHHGRNGLRRDRPTIRIRSQALKDNPALRELNEKHEKTVGELLVEKFLIRDKPESDSIKVVKAYHQPSLERVGHDALQKKITRRLTRRRSSLEIPTDSEIIAREVIIAQAQAEALDSLVEQEQAQIKVEARRRLSRDVIIIPSRTSDDESCTFGELDRPSSMKETVKKNKKKKKVLDSPLSESDDVDNTLDVTAKFEQAKSDGNLILQGHSSRKIDEEDSRIRPQKFKIEASNSVGDFSTLWINASSEPSSPIAPEQFRESIKLPAPKSNKGPLASIVNDNKSESDDDLVVMVLPKHYVKDSSRNSVCLTLKTPPPQPLVPRFQKSSKSDMVDETNPFFGSLTNSRHLQSQIDGVTTVIEPIDEINNSKPKIEPTANGTSLPVKVEKSPDLIGDKSTAPVRKKVLKQEKESNTKIPNTTINLTKNPIKKPKAQLKDIGLKKMPENLNDDSNIISAVSTNINNVPVPETIVRQPNQCPNDIAELSKSIQVIVNLGTSSEPKVATEKSPPLPVVLDLKNVSGSDDQGIVPVPEVDFWGEINPESTLIVPKAKLSAKTDDHTVVKDPVSSIMEMVDLSDEKLVEDSSVEEETDLDVNSLLEDSIATIEDISERDRKDDELSLTDVSTAVNSSLSNLIDDKVSDMDEFLEEGTSAKDQGISIVAKLENNNDTQAITSSADKDSDESPTPIAVPEQIVRNSVSDTPLPTINIVAAPVTPEPNGFDTEADDPSTPTNEWLNTNSTMSKWVSQNDLTEEPEFDKEATPTPPSGPDIGSSPQSSKKKKVIKRKKSVIKKQGSEENGAVLANHEVIKQVTEKPAKLSPQNSPQSSPRSSPRNSPKQRPLDLIRMFYTTPGPLLTATPRDLSKVRRGGRRRKRNLSTASSASDSTESTRSTQSTASTEDNSSTCNDGIDDAKDEKRLTSTRSNDSGFDGSPRLTNCDMACHKKCEKLTGNLCGLNQKLVAEALQSLKRAPSQSSDSQRSEKPNRFQSGRITPPATNLPRFKKYAVTDFNFLKVLGKGSFGKVLLAELRNTDCLYAVKCLKKDVVLEDDDVECTLIERKVLTLATRHPYLCHLFCTFQTDSHLFFVMEYLNGGDLMFHIQRAGRFPEPRARFYAAEILSGLTFLHKKGIVYRDLKLDNVLLDFDGHIRIADFGMCKLQIYLDRTADTFCGTPDYMAPEIIKGLKYNQAVDWWSFGVLLYEMLTGQSPFSGCDEDELFWSICNERPFIPRYLSQESTDILVCLLEKDAGKRLPGHEIAVHPFFQGISWDRLERRQLEPPFKPALEHTLDTRYFDATFTAERPRLSIVPEQILTSMDQGVFRGFSYTNPNATD; translated from the exons ATGTCTCGTTATGGCGATGGCTCTCCATATCACTATGGTACATCGTTTTCCAACCATAGTTCCTTGATGACATCCACAGGTTCTGGGCG tatTCACGGTCCATTGGTTTCACGCTACTCACCACATCTATCAACAATATCAGAATCACCTCTCAATCATTTACGACGTTACTCTCCGGTCATCGCTGCTGCCTCAAGACCCAAAAGAATAGACACTGCAGACATAGATGTATCCACTcctaaaaatttatcacacaCAACTCATCATGGACGAAATGGACTACGAAGAGATAGGCCAACTATTAGAATAAGGTCACAGGCTCTTAAAGACAATCCGGCTCTACGGGAACTCAATGAAAAACATGAGAAAACTGTGGGAGAACTACTGGTTGAGAAATTCTTGATCAGAGACAAACCAGAATCTGATTCTATCAAAGTGGTCAAAGCTTATCACCAACCCAGCCTGGAGAGAGTTGGGCATGATGCActtcaaaagaaaataactcgAAGATTGACTCGTAGGCGTTCTTCACTAGAAATTCCAACTGATTCTGAGATAATTGCCAGAGAAGTTATAATTGCTCAGGCGCAGGCTGAAGCGTTGGACAGTTTAGTCGAACAGGAACAAGCTCAAATTAAAGTTGAAGCACGAAGGAGACTGTCTCGAGACGTAATTATCATTCCATCGCGGACTTCAGACGATGAATCCTGCACGTTTGGAGAATTAGATCGACCTAGCTCGATGAAagaaacggtaaaaaaaaataaaaaaaagaaaaaggttctCGATAGCCCGTTATCAGAATCAGATGATGTTGACAATACACTGGATGTAACCGCAAAATTCGAACAAGCTAAGTCGGATGGCAACTTAATTTTACAAGGTCATTCATCACGTAAGATTGACGAGGAGGACAGCAGAATAAGACCACAGAAATTCAAAATAGAAGCTTCTAACAGTGTAGGTGATTTTTCAACCCTATGGATAAATGCATCTTCCGAGCCAAGTAGCCCTATAGCTCCAGAACAATTTCGAGAGTCAATTAAACTACCAGCTCCGAAAAGCAATAAAGGCCCATTAGCGTCCATCGTCAATGATAATAAATCAGAGAGTGATGACGATTTAGTGGTGATGGTATTACCCAAGCATTACGTTAAAGATTCGTCAAGGAATAGCGTCTGTCTCACACTGAAAACACCACCTCCACAACCACTAGTCCCACGATTCCAAAAATCCAGCAAATCAGATATGGTAGACGAAACAAATCCTTTCTTTGGGTCATTGACTAACTCTAGGCATTTGCAGAGTCAAATCGATGGCGTTACTACAGTAATTGAGCCCattgatgaaattaataattccaAACCCAAAATAGAACCAACAGCAAATGGTACCAGTCTACCAGTCAAGGTGGAAAAGTCCCCTGATTTGATTGGTGACAAATCAACAGCTCCTGTACGTAAAAAAGTTCTCAAGCAAGAGAAAGAATCAAACACAAAGATACCAAATACTACCATCAATCTAACGAAAAATCCCATAAAGAAACCAAAAGCACAATTGAAAGACATTGGCTTAAAGAAGATGCCCGAGAATCTCAATGACGATTCAAATATAATATCTGCAGTATCAACAAATATCAACAATGTCCCTGTACCTGAGACAATCGTCAGACAACCCAATCAATGTCCGAATGATATTGCAGAGCTTTCAAAATCGATACAAGTCATTGTTAATCTTGGCACAAGTTCAGAGCCAAAAGTGGCGACAGAAAAGTCACCCCCTCTGCCTGTTGTTCTAGACCTTAAAAATGTATCTGGCTCAGATGATCAAGGCATAGTGCCTGTGCCTGAAGTAGATTTTTGGGGGGAAATTAATCCTGAAAGTACCCTGATAGTACCAAAAGCAAAACTATCAGCAAAGACGGATGATCACACTGTTGTCAAAGATCCTGTGTCTTCTATAATGGAAATGGTGGATTTAAGTGACGAAAAACTTGTTGAGGATTCTTCAGTAGAAGAAGAGACGGACTTAGATGTGAACAGTTTACTCGAAGATTCAATAGCAACAATTGAAGACATTTCCGAGAGAGACAGAAAAGACGATGAGCTTTCATTAACGGATGTTAGCACTGCTGTAAACAGTAGTTTATCAAATCTTATAGATGACAAAGTTTCAGATATGGATGAGTTCCTGGAAGAGGGCACCAGTGCCAAGGATCAGGGGATAAGTATCGTTGCAAAactagaaaataataatgatacccAAGCAATAACTTCGTCTGCGGATAAAGATAGCGATGAGTCGCCCACACCAATTGCTGTCCCAGAGCAAATAGTGAGAAATTCTGTATCAGATACTCCGCTCCCAACAATAAATATTGTAGCAGCTCCAGTTACGCCAGAACCGAATGGCTTTGACACTGAAGCAGATGACCCTAGTACACCAACTAATGAATGGCTCAATACCAACTCGACTATGTCAAAATGGGTGAGCCAAAATGATTTGACCGAAGAGCCTGAGTTTGACAAAGAAGCAACACCTACACCACCAAGTGGTCCAGATATTGGCTCAAGTCCTCAAtcttcgaaaaagaaaaaagttatcaagaggaaaaaatctgtAATCAAGAAACAAGGTAGCGAAGAGAATGGTGCAGTACTCGCCAATCACGAAGTTATTAAGCAGGTCACAGAAAAACCTGCTAAACTGAGTCCACAAAATTCACCTCAAAGTTCACCAAGATCGAGTCCAAGGAATAGTCCCAAGCAACGACCTCTCGACTTGATCAGAATGTTCTATACTACCCCTGGACCACTGCTCACCGCTACTCCAAGAGACTTGTCAAAAGTAAGGAGAGGAGGTCGACGTCGTAAGCGTAATTTATCTACAGCCTCATCTGCTAGTGACAGTACAGAAAGTACTAGAAGTACGCAGAGCACAGCAAGCACTGAAGATAACAGTTCAACGTGTAACGATGGTATCGATGATGCCAAAGATGAGAAAAGACTGACATCTACGAGAAGTAACGACTCTGGCTTTGACGGATCCCCAAGACTGAcga ATTGCGACATGGCCTGTCATAAGaagtgtgaaaaattgactggAAATCTATGTGGACTGAATCAAAAATTAGTTGCTGAAGCTTTGCAATCTCTAAAGAGGG CTCCGTCACAATCGTCTGATAGCCAGAGATCTGAGAAACCTAATCGATTTCAAAGTGGACGTATTACACCACCGGCCACTAATTTACCGAGATTTAAAAAGTATGCTGTAACGGATTTCAATTTCCTCAAA GTTTTGGGTAAAGGCAGTTTTGGCAAAGTGTTGCTGGCTGAGTTGAGGAATACAGATTGCCTCTACGCCGTTAAGTGTTTGAAGAAAGATGTAGTACTGGAGGACGATGACGTAGAATGCACCTtgatagaaagaaaagtaCTGACTTTGGCAACGAGACATCCGTATCTGTGCCATTTGTTCTGTACTTTCCAAACAGATTCACATCTTTTCTTTGTGATGGAATATCTTAATGGTGGTGATCTCATGTTCCATATACAACGAGCTGGCAGATTTCCAGAGCCAAGGGCACGATTTTATGCAGCTGAAATCTTATCAGGACTCACCTTTCTTCATAAAAAAGGAATAGTTTACAGAGATTTGAAACTGGACAATGTACTCTTAGATTTTGACGGACACATCAGAATAGCAGACTTTGGAATGTGTAAACTACAAATATATCTTGATCGGACAGCTGATACATTTTGTGGCACTCCAGACTACATGGCTCCAGAA aTAATAAAAGGACTCAAATATAATCAGGCAGTAGATTGGTGGTCCTTTGGTGTTCTCTTGTACGAAATGCTGACTGGACAATCACCGTTTTCAGGCTGCGATGAAGATGAATTATTCTGGAGCATTTGCAACGAGCGGCCTTTCATACCACGATACTTGAGTCAAGAATCAACTGACATATTGGTCTGCTTGTTGGAAAAAGATGCAGGAAAACGATTACCTGGGCATGAAATCGCAGTCCATCCCTTCTTCCAG
- the LOC105686021 gene encoding uncharacterized protein LOC105686021 isoform X2, translating into MSRYGDGSPYHYGTSFSNHSSLMTSTGSGRIHGPLVSRYSPHLSTISESPLNHLRRYSPVIAAASRPKRIDTADIDVSTPKNLSHTTHHGRNGLRRDRPTIRIRSQALKDNPALRELNEKHEKTVGELLVEKFLIRDKPESDSIKVVKAYHQPSLERVGHDALQKKITRRLTRRRSSLEIPTDSEIIAREVIIAQAQAEALDSLVEQEQAQIKVEARRRLSRDVIIIPSRTSDDESCTFGELDRPSSMKETVKKNKKKKKVLDSPLSESDDVDNTLDVTAKFEQAKSDGNLILQGHSSRKIDEEDSRIRPQKFKIEASNSVGDFSTLWINASSEPSSPIAPEQFRESIKLPAPKSNKGPLASIVNDNKSESDDDLVVMVLPKHYVKDSSRNSVCLTLKTPPPQPLVPRFQKSSKSDMVDETNPFFGSLTNSRHLQSQIDGVTTVIEPIDEINNSKPKIEPTANGTSLPVKVEKSPDLIGDKSTAPVRKKVLKQEKESNTKIPNTTINLTKNPIKKPKAQLKDIGLKKMPENLNDDSNIISAVSTNINNVPVPETIVRQPNQCPNDIAELSKSIQVIVNLGTSSEPKVATEKSPPLPVVLDLKNVSGSDDQGIVPVPEVDFWGEINPESTLIVPKAKLSAKTDDHTVVKDPVSSIMEMVDLSDEKLVEDSSVEEETDLDVNSLLEDSIATIEDISERDRKDDELSLTDVSTAVNSSLSNLIDDKVSDMDEFLEEGTSAKDQGISIVAKLENNNDTQAITSSADKDSDESPTPIAVPEQIVRNSVSDTPLPTINIVAAPVTPEPNGFDTEADDPSTPTNEWLNTNSTMSKWVSQNDLTEEPEFDKEATPTPPSGPDIGSSPQSSKKKKVIKRKKSVIKKQGSEENGAVLANHEVIKQVTEKPAKLSPQNSPQSSPRSSPRNSPKQRPLDLIRMFYTTPGPLLTATPRDLSKVRRGGRRRKRNLSTASSASDSTESTRSTQSTASTEDNSSTCNDGIDDAKDEKRLTSTRSNDSGFDGSPRLTTPSQSSDSQRSEKPNRFQSGRITPPATNLPRFKKYAVTDFNFLKVLGKGSFGKVLLAELRNTDCLYAVKCLKKDVVLEDDDVECTLIERKVLTLATRHPYLCHLFCTFQTDSHLFFVMEYLNGGDLMFHIQRAGRFPEPRARFYAAEILSGLTFLHKKGIVYRDLKLDNVLLDFDGHIRIADFGMCKLQIYLDRTADTFCGTPDYMAPEIIKGLKYNQAVDWWSFGVLLYEMLTGQSPFSGCDEDELFWSICNERPFIPRYLSQESTDILVCLLEKDAGKRLPGHEIAVHPFFQGISWDRLERRQLEPPFKPALEHTLDTRYFDATFTAERPRLSIVPEQILTSMDQGVFRGFSYTNPNATD; encoded by the exons ATGTCTCGTTATGGCGATGGCTCTCCATATCACTATGGTACATCGTTTTCCAACCATAGTTCCTTGATGACATCCACAGGTTCTGGGCG tatTCACGGTCCATTGGTTTCACGCTACTCACCACATCTATCAACAATATCAGAATCACCTCTCAATCATTTACGACGTTACTCTCCGGTCATCGCTGCTGCCTCAAGACCCAAAAGAATAGACACTGCAGACATAGATGTATCCACTcctaaaaatttatcacacaCAACTCATCATGGACGAAATGGACTACGAAGAGATAGGCCAACTATTAGAATAAGGTCACAGGCTCTTAAAGACAATCCGGCTCTACGGGAACTCAATGAAAAACATGAGAAAACTGTGGGAGAACTACTGGTTGAGAAATTCTTGATCAGAGACAAACCAGAATCTGATTCTATCAAAGTGGTCAAAGCTTATCACCAACCCAGCCTGGAGAGAGTTGGGCATGATGCActtcaaaagaaaataactcgAAGATTGACTCGTAGGCGTTCTTCACTAGAAATTCCAACTGATTCTGAGATAATTGCCAGAGAAGTTATAATTGCTCAGGCGCAGGCTGAAGCGTTGGACAGTTTAGTCGAACAGGAACAAGCTCAAATTAAAGTTGAAGCACGAAGGAGACTGTCTCGAGACGTAATTATCATTCCATCGCGGACTTCAGACGATGAATCCTGCACGTTTGGAGAATTAGATCGACCTAGCTCGATGAAagaaacggtaaaaaaaaataaaaaaaagaaaaaggttctCGATAGCCCGTTATCAGAATCAGATGATGTTGACAATACACTGGATGTAACCGCAAAATTCGAACAAGCTAAGTCGGATGGCAACTTAATTTTACAAGGTCATTCATCACGTAAGATTGACGAGGAGGACAGCAGAATAAGACCACAGAAATTCAAAATAGAAGCTTCTAACAGTGTAGGTGATTTTTCAACCCTATGGATAAATGCATCTTCCGAGCCAAGTAGCCCTATAGCTCCAGAACAATTTCGAGAGTCAATTAAACTACCAGCTCCGAAAAGCAATAAAGGCCCATTAGCGTCCATCGTCAATGATAATAAATCAGAGAGTGATGACGATTTAGTGGTGATGGTATTACCCAAGCATTACGTTAAAGATTCGTCAAGGAATAGCGTCTGTCTCACACTGAAAACACCACCTCCACAACCACTAGTCCCACGATTCCAAAAATCCAGCAAATCAGATATGGTAGACGAAACAAATCCTTTCTTTGGGTCATTGACTAACTCTAGGCATTTGCAGAGTCAAATCGATGGCGTTACTACAGTAATTGAGCCCattgatgaaattaataattccaAACCCAAAATAGAACCAACAGCAAATGGTACCAGTCTACCAGTCAAGGTGGAAAAGTCCCCTGATTTGATTGGTGACAAATCAACAGCTCCTGTACGTAAAAAAGTTCTCAAGCAAGAGAAAGAATCAAACACAAAGATACCAAATACTACCATCAATCTAACGAAAAATCCCATAAAGAAACCAAAAGCACAATTGAAAGACATTGGCTTAAAGAAGATGCCCGAGAATCTCAATGACGATTCAAATATAATATCTGCAGTATCAACAAATATCAACAATGTCCCTGTACCTGAGACAATCGTCAGACAACCCAATCAATGTCCGAATGATATTGCAGAGCTTTCAAAATCGATACAAGTCATTGTTAATCTTGGCACAAGTTCAGAGCCAAAAGTGGCGACAGAAAAGTCACCCCCTCTGCCTGTTGTTCTAGACCTTAAAAATGTATCTGGCTCAGATGATCAAGGCATAGTGCCTGTGCCTGAAGTAGATTTTTGGGGGGAAATTAATCCTGAAAGTACCCTGATAGTACCAAAAGCAAAACTATCAGCAAAGACGGATGATCACACTGTTGTCAAAGATCCTGTGTCTTCTATAATGGAAATGGTGGATTTAAGTGACGAAAAACTTGTTGAGGATTCTTCAGTAGAAGAAGAGACGGACTTAGATGTGAACAGTTTACTCGAAGATTCAATAGCAACAATTGAAGACATTTCCGAGAGAGACAGAAAAGACGATGAGCTTTCATTAACGGATGTTAGCACTGCTGTAAACAGTAGTTTATCAAATCTTATAGATGACAAAGTTTCAGATATGGATGAGTTCCTGGAAGAGGGCACCAGTGCCAAGGATCAGGGGATAAGTATCGTTGCAAAactagaaaataataatgatacccAAGCAATAACTTCGTCTGCGGATAAAGATAGCGATGAGTCGCCCACACCAATTGCTGTCCCAGAGCAAATAGTGAGAAATTCTGTATCAGATACTCCGCTCCCAACAATAAATATTGTAGCAGCTCCAGTTACGCCAGAACCGAATGGCTTTGACACTGAAGCAGATGACCCTAGTACACCAACTAATGAATGGCTCAATACCAACTCGACTATGTCAAAATGGGTGAGCCAAAATGATTTGACCGAAGAGCCTGAGTTTGACAAAGAAGCAACACCTACACCACCAAGTGGTCCAGATATTGGCTCAAGTCCTCAAtcttcgaaaaagaaaaaagttatcaagaggaaaaaatctgtAATCAAGAAACAAGGTAGCGAAGAGAATGGTGCAGTACTCGCCAATCACGAAGTTATTAAGCAGGTCACAGAAAAACCTGCTAAACTGAGTCCACAAAATTCACCTCAAAGTTCACCAAGATCGAGTCCAAGGAATAGTCCCAAGCAACGACCTCTCGACTTGATCAGAATGTTCTATACTACCCCTGGACCACTGCTCACCGCTACTCCAAGAGACTTGTCAAAAGTAAGGAGAGGAGGTCGACGTCGTAAGCGTAATTTATCTACAGCCTCATCTGCTAGTGACAGTACAGAAAGTACTAGAAGTACGCAGAGCACAGCAAGCACTGAAGATAACAGTTCAACGTGTAACGATGGTATCGATGATGCCAAAGATGAGAAAAGACTGACATCTACGAGAAGTAACGACTCTGGCTTTGACGGATCCCCAAGACTGAcga CTCCGTCACAATCGTCTGATAGCCAGAGATCTGAGAAACCTAATCGATTTCAAAGTGGACGTATTACACCACCGGCCACTAATTTACCGAGATTTAAAAAGTATGCTGTAACGGATTTCAATTTCCTCAAA GTTTTGGGTAAAGGCAGTTTTGGCAAAGTGTTGCTGGCTGAGTTGAGGAATACAGATTGCCTCTACGCCGTTAAGTGTTTGAAGAAAGATGTAGTACTGGAGGACGATGACGTAGAATGCACCTtgatagaaagaaaagtaCTGACTTTGGCAACGAGACATCCGTATCTGTGCCATTTGTTCTGTACTTTCCAAACAGATTCACATCTTTTCTTTGTGATGGAATATCTTAATGGTGGTGATCTCATGTTCCATATACAACGAGCTGGCAGATTTCCAGAGCCAAGGGCACGATTTTATGCAGCTGAAATCTTATCAGGACTCACCTTTCTTCATAAAAAAGGAATAGTTTACAGAGATTTGAAACTGGACAATGTACTCTTAGATTTTGACGGACACATCAGAATAGCAGACTTTGGAATGTGTAAACTACAAATATATCTTGATCGGACAGCTGATACATTTTGTGGCACTCCAGACTACATGGCTCCAGAA aTAATAAAAGGACTCAAATATAATCAGGCAGTAGATTGGTGGTCCTTTGGTGTTCTCTTGTACGAAATGCTGACTGGACAATCACCGTTTTCAGGCTGCGATGAAGATGAATTATTCTGGAGCATTTGCAACGAGCGGCCTTTCATACCACGATACTTGAGTCAAGAATCAACTGACATATTGGTCTGCTTGTTGGAAAAAGATGCAGGAAAACGATTACCTGGGCATGAAATCGCAGTCCATCCCTTCTTCCAG
- the LOC105686025 gene encoding ran-binding protein 3 isoform X1 yields the protein MADWKENTDETNGPRPPIIMKLDAPEESSENSANEEGDGQSTEPGSPNSGSTSKVPVLAASKFGNSFGMSEFSNSSKPKSALLRPSQLSAVTNNPGPGPSTKNPLQPAKFHNPFAKVTNVDEELVTEANKTDKNDSKSETRSKEDTKPKFLPLGVNTKDNENGISNSIAPSASTPSFIFGQNLKERVAVANDAEVSNSSEEHETKEEESNENGSSEMLFTSAATVCRSTSRPGLTLSQAAQELEEASRANKRKYSQVTLLTGEEGETNVLQINCKLFAFDKGTSGWQERGRGSLRLNDRDEESRLVGRAAGTQRLVLNTKVWPGMTAERVGTKSLRLTAMDVHGDIRIFVVQAATKEVDQLHSLLMQRLHRAQDRQPKKLATDH from the exons ATGGCGGATTGGAAGG AGAATACTGACGAGACAAACGGTCCTCGGCCGCCCATCATCATGAAGCTAGACGCTCCAGAAGAATCTAGTGAAAATTCAGCAAATG AGGAAGGGGATGGACAATCAACGGAACCAGGTTCTCCAAATTCAGGTTCTACAAGCAAAG TTCCGGTTTTAGCAGCATCAAAATTTGGCAATTCTTTTGGAATGAGCGAATTCTCAAACTCTAGTAAACCAAAATCCGCACTTCTAAGGCCATCCCAGCTTAGCGCAGTCACGAATAACCCTGGACCTGGACCGTCAACCAAGAATCCATTACAGCCAGCTAAATTTCATAACCCATTTGCAAAAGTAACAAACGTAGATGAGGAGCTCGTTACTGAAGCAAATAAGACAGATAAAAATGACAGCAAAAGTGAAACTAGAAGTAAAGAGGATACCAAACCAAAGTTTTTACCTCTTGGTGTAAATACAAAGGATAACGAAAATGGCATAAGTAATTCGATCGCCCCCAGTGCCTCTACCCcaagttttatttttggacAAAATTTAAAGGAACGAGTAGCCGTTGCTAATGATGCTGAAGTTTCAAACAGCTCCGAAGAGCACGAgacaaaagaagaagaaagtaaCGAAAATGGATCATCAGAAATGCTGTTCACTAGTGCTGCTACCGTTTGTCGAAGTACTAGTCGACCTGGCCTAACACTTTCGCAGGCTGCGCAAGAATTAGAAGAAGCTAGCCGGGCTAATAAACGTAAATACAGTCAGGTGACACTGCTAACTGGGGAAGAGGGTGAAACCAATGTCCTGCAAATCAACTGCAAGCTCTTTGCTTTTGACAAG GGCACAAGCGGTTGGcaggaaagaggaagaggaagccTGCGATTAAACGATAGAGATGAAGAGTCGAGATTAGTGGGGAGGGCGGCTGGGACTCAACGGCTAGTTTTAAATACAAAAGTTTGGCCTGGAATGACTGCCGAAAGGGTCGGCACTAAATCCTTGAGACTTACAGCAATGGATGTTCACGGAGACATTAGAATCTTCGTTGTTCAGGCTGCCACGAAGGAAGTCGATCAGCTACATAGTCTCCTAATGCAGAGATTACATCGTGCTCAAGATCGTCAGCCGAAGAAATTAGCTACAGATCACTGA
- the LOC105686025 gene encoding ran-binding protein 3 isoform X2: MKLDAPEESSENSANEEGDGQSTEPGSPNSGSTSKVPVLAASKFGNSFGMSEFSNSSKPKSALLRPSQLSAVTNNPGPGPSTKNPLQPAKFHNPFAKVTNVDEELVTEANKTDKNDSKSETRSKEDTKPKFLPLGVNTKDNENGISNSIAPSASTPSFIFGQNLKERVAVANDAEVSNSSEEHETKEEESNENGSSEMLFTSAATVCRSTSRPGLTLSQAAQELEEASRANKRKYSQVTLLTGEEGETNVLQINCKLFAFDKGTSGWQERGRGSLRLNDRDEESRLVGRAAGTQRLVLNTKVWPGMTAERVGTKSLRLTAMDVHGDIRIFVVQAATKEVDQLHSLLMQRLHRAQDRQPKKLATDH; this comes from the exons ATGAAGCTAGACGCTCCAGAAGAATCTAGTGAAAATTCAGCAAATG AGGAAGGGGATGGACAATCAACGGAACCAGGTTCTCCAAATTCAGGTTCTACAAGCAAAG TTCCGGTTTTAGCAGCATCAAAATTTGGCAATTCTTTTGGAATGAGCGAATTCTCAAACTCTAGTAAACCAAAATCCGCACTTCTAAGGCCATCCCAGCTTAGCGCAGTCACGAATAACCCTGGACCTGGACCGTCAACCAAGAATCCATTACAGCCAGCTAAATTTCATAACCCATTTGCAAAAGTAACAAACGTAGATGAGGAGCTCGTTACTGAAGCAAATAAGACAGATAAAAATGACAGCAAAAGTGAAACTAGAAGTAAAGAGGATACCAAACCAAAGTTTTTACCTCTTGGTGTAAATACAAAGGATAACGAAAATGGCATAAGTAATTCGATCGCCCCCAGTGCCTCTACCCcaagttttatttttggacAAAATTTAAAGGAACGAGTAGCCGTTGCTAATGATGCTGAAGTTTCAAACAGCTCCGAAGAGCACGAgacaaaagaagaagaaagtaaCGAAAATGGATCATCAGAAATGCTGTTCACTAGTGCTGCTACCGTTTGTCGAAGTACTAGTCGACCTGGCCTAACACTTTCGCAGGCTGCGCAAGAATTAGAAGAAGCTAGCCGGGCTAATAAACGTAAATACAGTCAGGTGACACTGCTAACTGGGGAAGAGGGTGAAACCAATGTCCTGCAAATCAACTGCAAGCTCTTTGCTTTTGACAAG GGCACAAGCGGTTGGcaggaaagaggaagaggaagccTGCGATTAAACGATAGAGATGAAGAGTCGAGATTAGTGGGGAGGGCGGCTGGGACTCAACGGCTAGTTTTAAATACAAAAGTTTGGCCTGGAATGACTGCCGAAAGGGTCGGCACTAAATCCTTGAGACTTACAGCAATGGATGTTCACGGAGACATTAGAATCTTCGTTGTTCAGGCTGCCACGAAGGAAGTCGATCAGCTACATAGTCTCCTAATGCAGAGATTACATCGTGCTCAAGATCGTCAGCCGAAGAAATTAGCTACAGATCACTGA